One region of Phycisphaerales bacterium genomic DNA includes:
- a CDS encoding Rieske 2Fe-2S domain-containing protein: MAETPTSPGQNWIPLCRLDSIGIGLARYIEAADRPLCVVRIGESDAAVFDDACPHAGGPLSGGHVEDGCLVCPLHQWPFRLADGVCADTNAFRVRKYPSRVRDGMVEIAPPKPH, encoded by the coding sequence ATGGCGGAAACACCGACGAGCCCGGGGCAGAACTGGATCCCACTTTGCCGGCTGGACAGCATCGGCATCGGCCTGGCGCGCTACATCGAGGCGGCGGACCGGCCGCTGTGCGTCGTGCGCATCGGCGAGAGTGACGCCGCAGTCTTCGATGACGCCTGCCCGCACGCCGGCGGACCGCTCTCAGGCGGCCACGTCGAAGACGGCTGCCTCGTGTGCCCCCTGCACCAATGGCCCTTCCGCCTCGCCGACGGCGTGTGTGCCGACACAAACGCCTTCCGCGTGCGCAAGTATCCCAGCCGCGTCCGCGACGGCATGGTAGAAATAGCCCCGCCGAAACCCCACTGA